One window of the Natrinema sp. CBA1119 genome contains the following:
- a CDS encoding GNAT family N-acetyltransferase, whose amino-acid sequence MPPDSDADPFVEIRRATHDDYEAVADFTSDIWPERGGDYIPRIYHDWLEDDDETDRKTLLAEIDGEAAGIVQAVMLSPDEAWFQGMRVAADHRRRGVSQRLNEATFEWARERGATVGRVMIFSWNAVSLGAARAGGYEPITEFRFAHPEPDPTAEGPCRVSRDPTAAWRYWTHSDAREQLDGLGLAPEESWAVRELARNDFVQLADETAVFAVEGEDGLAGAAYRSRTYDREVESDDSADSSDADSATETWAEYGLGAWEDVDAARSLFAAIACDAADCGADETRVLVPETARFVTDAAATGVDISEEPDFVLGIDLTTD is encoded by the coding sequence ATGCCACCCGACTCAGACGCCGATCCGTTCGTCGAGATCCGCCGCGCGACCCACGACGATTACGAGGCCGTCGCCGACTTCACGAGCGACATCTGGCCCGAACGCGGCGGCGACTACATCCCGCGGATCTACCACGATTGGCTCGAGGACGACGACGAGACCGACAGGAAGACTCTCCTCGCGGAAATCGACGGCGAGGCCGCGGGGATCGTCCAGGCCGTTATGCTCTCGCCCGACGAGGCCTGGTTTCAGGGGATGCGCGTCGCGGCCGACCATCGCCGGCGGGGCGTGAGCCAGCGGCTGAACGAGGCGACCTTCGAGTGGGCCCGCGAGCGGGGCGCGACCGTCGGCCGAGTCATGATCTTCTCGTGGAACGCGGTCTCGCTCGGCGCTGCGCGGGCCGGCGGCTACGAGCCGATCACGGAGTTCCGCTTCGCCCATCCGGAGCCCGATCCGACCGCCGAGGGACCGTGTCGCGTCTCGCGGGATCCGACGGCGGCCTGGCGCTACTGGACCCACAGCGACGCGCGCGAACAGCTGGATGGACTGGGGCTCGCACCCGAGGAGTCGTGGGCCGTTCGAGAACTCGCTCGCAACGATTTTGTACAACTCGCCGACGAGACCGCCGTTTTTGCGGTCGAGGGCGAGGACGGACTCGCGGGAGCGGCCTACCGATCGCGAACGTACGATCGCGAGGTCGAGAGCGACGACTCGGCCGACTCGAGCGATGCAGACTCCGCCACCGAGACGTGGGCCGAATACGGCCTCGGCGCGTGGGAGGACGTCGATGCCGCGCGATCGCTGTTCGCCGCGATTGCCTGCGACGCCGCCGACTGCGGTGCCGACGAGACGCGCGTTCTCGTCCCCGAAACCGCCCGGTTCGTCACGGACGCCGCCGCGACGGGGGTCGATATCTCCGAGGAACCGGACTTCGTGTTGGGGATCGACCTGACGACCGACTGA
- a CDS encoding ubiquitin-like small modifier protein 1 produces the protein MPTEWKLFADLAERAGSKHVTVDADAGNTVGDALEELLADAPELEGRVLEDGELRSQINVLRNGTNVLVEEEGMETVLEAGDELALFPPVSGG, from the coding sequence ATGCCTACCGAGTGGAAACTGTTCGCCGACCTCGCCGAACGGGCCGGTTCCAAACACGTGACCGTCGACGCCGACGCCGGCAACACCGTCGGGGACGCACTCGAGGAACTCCTCGCGGACGCCCCCGAACTCGAGGGCCGCGTGCTCGAGGACGGCGAGCTCCGATCGCAGATCAACGTGCTTCGCAACGGGACGAACGTGCTGGTCGAAGAGGAGGGGATGGAGACGGTCCTCGAAGCGGGCGACGAACTGGCGCTGTTCCCGCCGGTCAGCGGCGGGTAG